From a region of the Tateyamaria omphalii genome:
- the hemN gene encoding oxygen-independent coproporphyrinogen III oxidase: protein MKHVSELRRHGLFDARVPRFTSYPPANWFSEEVDADCVRTWQSNAPKDAEISLYVHIPFCRRLCWFCACRTQGTRSEAPLAPYVERVLTEAQQMRNGFSNGVQTRRLHLGGGTPTILPAPVLNDLLTGLNDIWGLGALDEFSVEVDPTDVGPQRLAMLKDHGLSRASLGIQDFDPQVQQAIGREQSRDLTASVVDQLRALDVDALNFDLLYGLPYQTEQTLATTLDAALEMEPGRIALFGYAHVPWMSKRQSLIPSEALPAPEKRLALFDLARRTLLGRGYVQIGIDHFARPDDALAKAFFDKRLTRSFQGYTDDTAPYLVGLGASAISTYPQGFAQNIPVTGKYAAQVEANAPAMWRGYVLTETDHLRADIVEQLMCYHAATLSLSQRADQMILSCILHIVERFGDAVSWDGKTLTIARWAHPLVRMIAGTLATDQTAQTDQRTYSAAI, encoded by the coding sequence ATGAAACACGTTTCCGAACTCCGCCGTCATGGCCTTTTCGATGCAAGGGTGCCGCGCTTCACAAGCTACCCTCCCGCCAATTGGTTCAGCGAGGAGGTCGACGCGGACTGCGTCCGCACCTGGCAATCCAATGCGCCCAAGGATGCAGAGATTTCGCTATATGTCCACATTCCGTTTTGCCGCAGATTGTGCTGGTTCTGCGCCTGCCGCACCCAAGGGACGCGCAGCGAAGCGCCGCTGGCGCCTTATGTCGAGCGTGTGCTGACCGAAGCGCAGCAGATGCGCAACGGCTTTTCGAACGGGGTCCAGACCCGGCGCCTGCATTTGGGCGGAGGAACGCCGACGATCCTGCCCGCGCCCGTGCTGAACGACCTCCTGACCGGACTGAATGACATCTGGGGCCTCGGCGCACTTGACGAGTTTTCGGTCGAGGTGGACCCGACGGATGTCGGCCCCCAACGCCTCGCCATGCTCAAGGACCACGGTCTGTCGCGCGCCAGTCTAGGTATCCAGGACTTCGACCCCCAGGTCCAACAGGCCATTGGGCGCGAACAGTCCCGCGACCTCACGGCCAGCGTCGTGGACCAGCTTCGCGCGCTCGACGTGGACGCGTTGAATTTCGACCTGCTCTACGGTCTGCCCTACCAGACGGAACAGACGCTTGCGACGACGCTGGATGCGGCGCTCGAGATGGAGCCGGGGCGTATCGCGCTCTTCGGCTATGCCCACGTGCCCTGGATGTCGAAACGCCAGTCCCTCATCCCGAGCGAGGCGTTGCCCGCCCCTGAAAAACGCCTCGCCCTTTTTGATCTGGCGCGGCGCACGCTGCTAGGCCGCGGCTATGTGCAGATCGGCATCGACCACTTCGCCCGCCCCGACGACGCGCTGGCCAAGGCGTTCTTCGACAAGCGTCTCACGCGGTCCTTTCAGGGCTACACCGACGACACAGCACCGTATCTCGTGGGGCTCGGGGCATCGGCCATCTCAACCTACCCGCAGGGCTTTGCCCAGAACATCCCCGTGACCGGCAAATACGCAGCCCAGGTCGAAGCGAACGCACCCGCCATGTGGCGCGGCTACGTGCTTACGGAAACGGACCACCTGCGCGCGGACATCGTTGAACAGCTCATGTGCTACCACGCAGCCACCCTGTCGCTGTCGCAACGGGCCGATCAGATGATCCTCTCCTGCATCCTGCACATTGTTGAACGGTTCGGCGATGCCGTGTCCTGGGATGGCAAGACACTGACCATCGCCCGCTGGGCACACCCGCTGGTGCGGATGATCGCCGGTACGCTGGCCACCGACCAAACTGCGCAGACCGACCAGCGCACCTACAGCGCGGCGATCTAG